One region of Streptomyces capillispiralis genomic DNA includes:
- a CDS encoding phosphotransferase family protein, with the protein MPVPLQRDPDLTRAVLTHWFGTRSAEIGAVELGPVTVPKEAGFSGEILLFDAEWTEAGTRRRRALAARVAPTRHRVFPEDFWDDQVRLLRLLGDTGLPVPRVLWDEPSAAYLGAPFLVMERVDGQVPADLPSYHRQGWLTRLPPADRAAVWNAGVDVLAAVHRLDPKETGAGFLDRPEFGPTGSAQLLGHFTHHLDFYGVADDNTAAAAALDWLRAHVPDDEGPVSLLWGDARIGNIVYAGTRPAALLDWEMAALGPAEADLAWYLHMDRHLSEGIGAPRLPGLPGRAETVARWEERVGRTARDLPYHEVFAAYRFCVVTARVARLLDESGILPPGTDFPLHRNATALLAKVLEENAQGASSRGYGPALQRRPTA; encoded by the coding sequence GTGCCCGTACCCCTGCAACGCGACCCCGACCTGACCCGCGCCGTGCTCACCCACTGGTTCGGCACCCGCTCCGCCGAGATCGGCGCGGTCGAGCTCGGACCGGTCACCGTGCCGAAGGAGGCCGGCTTCTCCGGTGAGATCCTGCTGTTCGACGCCGAGTGGACCGAGGCCGGCACCCGCCGGCGGCGGGCGCTCGCGGCCCGGGTCGCCCCGACCCGGCACCGAGTCTTCCCCGAGGACTTCTGGGACGACCAGGTACGGCTGCTGAGGCTGCTCGGCGACACCGGCCTGCCCGTACCGCGGGTGCTGTGGGACGAGCCCTCCGCCGCGTACCTGGGCGCGCCGTTCCTCGTCATGGAACGCGTCGACGGACAGGTGCCCGCCGATCTGCCCTCCTACCACCGGCAGGGGTGGCTCACCCGGCTGCCGCCCGCGGACCGGGCCGCCGTGTGGAACGCGGGAGTGGACGTGCTCGCCGCCGTCCACCGCCTCGACCCGAAGGAGACCGGCGCCGGCTTCCTCGACCGGCCCGAGTTCGGCCCCACCGGCTCCGCGCAACTGCTGGGGCACTTCACGCATCACCTCGACTTCTACGGGGTCGCCGACGACAACACGGCCGCGGCGGCCGCCCTCGACTGGCTGCGCGCCCACGTGCCCGACGACGAGGGGCCGGTGTCGCTGCTCTGGGGCGACGCCCGGATCGGCAACATCGTCTACGCCGGGACGCGGCCCGCCGCGCTGCTCGACTGGGAGATGGCGGCACTGGGGCCCGCCGAGGCCGACCTCGCCTGGTACCTGCACATGGACCGGCATCTCAGCGAGGGCATCGGCGCGCCCCGGCTTCCCGGACTGCCGGGCCGGGCCGAGACCGTGGCCCGCTGGGAGGAGCGCGTCGGGCGCACCGCGCGGGACCTTCCGTACCACGAGGTGTTCGCCGCGTACCGGTTCTGCGTCGTCACCGCGCGCGTGGCCCGGCTGCTCGACGAGAGCGGCATCCTGCCGCCCGGCACCGACTTCCCGCTGCACCGCAACGCGACCGCGCTGCTGGCGAAGGTGCTGGAGGAGAACGCCCAGGGAGCCTCCTCCAGAGGATATGGACCCGCCCTCCAGCGACGACCGACAGCCTGA
- a CDS encoding LLM class flavin-dependent oxidoreductase → MKFGINLFPTVGPAEKSAGQHFEESLRLAELADELGFHHVKTVEHYFHEYGGYSPDPVTFLAAAAARTRRVRLVTGAVLPVFTHPLKLAGKLAMLDNISRGRLDVGFGRAFLPDEFTAFEVSMDESRARFDEGVEAVRRLWAEEDVVWEGTFHRFGPVTMLPRTWQRPHPRILVATAKTPASAEAAGRAGHGVMLVPSINPREQVQRTLALYRDAASAAGFKPTEEDIHMSYNCYLAEDGQEAREKGRQASERANQALASAVSAWRETRSTDYPGYEKIVEKAGRGDFDRSVAERKALVGTPDEVRAAIDEIRGWFGDFTISLQVISGAMPFEESARTMRLFAEHLLPHYASND, encoded by the coding sequence ATGAAGTTCGGCATCAACCTCTTCCCCACCGTGGGACCCGCGGAGAAGTCCGCCGGACAGCACTTCGAGGAGTCGCTCCGGCTGGCCGAACTCGCCGACGAACTGGGCTTCCACCACGTCAAGACCGTCGAGCACTACTTCCACGAGTACGGCGGCTACAGCCCGGACCCGGTGACCTTCCTCGCCGCCGCTGCGGCCCGCACCCGCCGCGTCCGCCTCGTCACCGGCGCCGTACTGCCCGTCTTCACGCACCCGCTGAAGCTCGCCGGCAAGCTCGCCATGCTCGACAACATCTCCCGGGGCCGCCTGGACGTCGGCTTCGGACGGGCGTTCCTGCCCGACGAGTTCACCGCCTTCGAGGTCTCGATGGACGAGAGCCGGGCCCGCTTCGACGAGGGCGTCGAGGCCGTCCGCCGGCTCTGGGCGGAGGAGGATGTCGTCTGGGAGGGCACCTTCCACCGCTTCGGCCCGGTCACCATGCTTCCGCGCACCTGGCAGCGCCCGCATCCGCGCATCCTCGTCGCCACCGCGAAGACGCCCGCGTCCGCGGAGGCGGCGGGCCGCGCAGGGCACGGCGTGATGCTGGTCCCCTCCATCAACCCCCGCGAACAGGTGCAGAGGACGCTCGCCCTGTACCGCGACGCCGCCTCCGCCGCGGGCTTCAAGCCCACCGAGGAGGACATCCACATGAGCTACAACTGCTACCTCGCCGAGGACGGGCAGGAGGCCCGCGAGAAGGGCAGGCAGGCCTCCGAGCGGGCCAACCAGGCCCTCGCGTCCGCGGTGTCCGCGTGGCGCGAGACCCGCAGCACCGACTACCCCGGCTACGAGAAGATCGTCGAGAAGGCGGGCCGCGGCGACTTCGACCGCTCCGTCGCCGAACGCAAGGCGCTCGTCGGCACCCCCGACGAGGTACGGGCCGCGATCGACGAGATCCGCGGCTGGTTCGGCGACTTCACGATCAGCCTCCAGGTCATCTCCGGTGCCATGCCCTTCGAGGAGTCGGCCCGCACCATGCGCCTGTTCGCCGAGCACCTGCTGCCGCACTACGCGTCGAACGACTGA
- a CDS encoding AfsR/SARP family transcriptional regulator gives MEFGVLGGLSVEDSDGRHLPTAPKQRQLLGLLLLHAGEVMPVRTCVTEIWGEHPPPSAATTLQTYVMHLRRLLARMPSIGSREAAHDRLRTTGHGYLIVVRPEELDLLRFEQLVEQAGRAAGDDATVARLLRGALALWNRPVLADVRTGPVLQSAVTHWERRRLEVHEMYLDVRLRLGRHRDVLAELAVLTRRHPTHEALHARYMTALHQTGRVGDALDVASRLTSRLARDLGVAPGPAIGRLQAAIRRGGGVAVPRPPALPSAPGRRRA, from the coding sequence ATGGAATTCGGCGTGCTCGGGGGACTGTCCGTCGAGGACAGCGATGGCCGCCATCTGCCCACCGCGCCCAAGCAGCGCCAGCTGCTCGGGCTGCTGCTGCTCCACGCGGGCGAGGTCATGCCCGTCCGTACCTGTGTGACCGAGATCTGGGGCGAGCATCCACCGCCCAGCGCGGCCACCACCCTGCAGACGTACGTGATGCACCTGCGCCGGCTGCTGGCCCGCATGCCGTCCATCGGCTCCCGCGAGGCCGCCCACGACCGGCTCAGGACGACCGGGCACGGCTACCTCATCGTGGTACGGCCCGAGGAACTCGACCTGCTCAGGTTCGAGCAGCTCGTCGAGCAGGCGGGCCGCGCCGCCGGCGACGACGCCACCGTGGCGCGGCTGCTGCGCGGCGCCCTCGCCCTGTGGAACCGGCCCGTCCTCGCCGACGTGCGCACCGGACCGGTGCTCCAGTCCGCCGTCACCCACTGGGAGCGGCGCCGCCTGGAGGTCCACGAGATGTACCTCGACGTGCGGCTCCGGCTAGGACGCCATCGCGACGTGCTCGCCGAACTGGCCGTCCTCACCCGCCGCCACCCCACCCACGAGGCCCTGCACGCCCGCTACATGACCGCGCTCCACCAGACCGGCCGGGTCGGTGACGCGCTCGACGTCGCGTCCCGGCTCACCAGCCGGCTCGCCCGCGACCTGGGCGTCGCGCCCGGCCCCGCGATCGGGCGGCTGCAGGCCGCCATCCGGCGCGGCGGCGGTGTCGCCGTCCCCCGTCCGCCCGCCCTACCGTCCGCCCCCGGCCGGCGCCGGGCGTAA
- a CDS encoding ketoacyl-ACP synthase III family protein has translation MRFDDLYIAGAAVHLEGRTTVAQALRDGRCDERTAARSGIASVAVSTGASAPELAVGAARQVMERTDTHPTDIDLVLHATVQHQGHDLWAPASYIQRYALGNRCPAIEIRQLSNGGMAALELASGYLTGAPGRTAGLLTTGDVFGAPGFDRWRSDPGTVYGDAGTALVLGRGRAGFARLRSLVTVSEADLEQMHRGRDPFSPVPFAVRQPIDLGLLQRAFIEDTGRSYSVARITAGQDETLKRALAEADCTLADLSWFVLPNFGRGRLNSTFLRRWSIPEERTTWRWGRSVGHLGAGDQFAGLAFLAESGRARAGELGLLFGVGAGFTWSCAIVEFTGAGAGAGGPESG, from the coding sequence ATGAGGTTCGACGACCTGTACATCGCCGGGGCCGCCGTGCACCTGGAGGGCAGGACCACCGTGGCTCAGGCGCTGCGGGACGGGCGGTGCGACGAGCGCACCGCGGCCCGCAGCGGGATCGCCTCCGTGGCGGTGTCGACGGGCGCGTCGGCGCCCGAACTCGCGGTGGGCGCGGCACGGCAGGTGATGGAGCGTACCGATACGCATCCCACCGACATCGATCTGGTGCTGCACGCGACCGTGCAGCACCAGGGGCACGACCTGTGGGCCCCCGCCTCGTACATCCAGCGGTACGCGCTCGGCAACCGATGCCCCGCGATCGAGATCAGGCAGCTCTCCAACGGGGGCATGGCCGCGCTGGAACTCGCGTCCGGCTATCTCACCGGCGCGCCCGGCCGCACGGCCGGGCTGCTGACCACCGGCGACGTGTTCGGCGCACCGGGCTTCGACCGCTGGCGCAGCGACCCCGGCACCGTGTACGGGGACGCGGGCACCGCGCTCGTCCTCGGCCGGGGGCGCGCGGGCTTCGCGCGGCTGCGCAGCCTCGTGACCGTGTCGGAGGCCGACCTCGAGCAGATGCACCGGGGGCGGGACCCGTTCTCGCCGGTGCCGTTCGCGGTCCGGCAGCCCATCGATCTGGGGCTGCTGCAACGGGCGTTCATCGAGGACACGGGGCGGTCGTACAGCGTCGCCCGGATCACGGCCGGGCAGGACGAGACGCTGAAGCGGGCACTCGCCGAGGCGGACTGCACGCTCGCCGACCTCTCCTGGTTCGTGCTGCCGAACTTCGGGCGCGGACGGCTGAATTCGACGTTCCTGCGCCGCTGGAGCATCCCGGAGGAGCGCACCACCTGGCGGTGGGGCCGCTCGGTCGGTCACCTCGGGGCCGGCGACCAGTTCGCGGGCCTCGCGTTCCTCGCCGAGTCGGGCCGGGCGCGCGCCGGTGAACTGGGCCTGCTGTTCGGGGTCGGCGCCGGTTTCACCTGGAGCTGCGCGATCGTGGAGTTCACGGGTGCGGGCGCGGGCGCGGGAGGGCCGGAGTCCGGGTGA
- a CDS encoding MBL fold metallo-hydrolase, which produces MPGTVVTVADGVHAYVQEPAGWCVNNAGIVVGGDTVLVVDTAATEKRALALRDAVDSLAPGPRRILVSTHHHGDHTFGNHVFSGPHTLLVSHEAGPAELVRKGTALQSMWPQVEWGRTPTVLPALTVCEGATLHLGGTTAQLIHPGVAHTSDDLVVWLPERRVLFAGDLVFSGAAPFVLMGSLAGSLAALARLRELDPLVVVGGHGPVGGPELLAFTEDYLRWVAALAERGLADGLSPLETAKRADEGAFAALLDRERLVGNLHRAYHEARGGAPGARIESAPAMREMVAFNGGRPLRSPA; this is translated from the coding sequence ATGCCGGGAACAGTGGTGACGGTGGCCGACGGGGTGCACGCGTATGTGCAGGAACCGGCCGGCTGGTGTGTGAACAACGCCGGGATCGTCGTGGGCGGGGACACGGTCCTCGTCGTCGACACGGCGGCCACCGAGAAACGGGCGCTCGCGCTGCGCGACGCCGTGGACTCGCTGGCGCCGGGCCCGCGCCGGATTCTGGTGAGCACCCACCACCACGGCGACCACACCTTCGGCAACCACGTGTTCTCCGGCCCGCACACGCTGCTGGTCAGCCATGAGGCCGGTCCCGCCGAACTGGTGCGCAAGGGCACGGCGTTGCAGTCGATGTGGCCGCAGGTCGAGTGGGGCCGCACCCCGACCGTGCTGCCGGCGCTGACCGTGTGCGAGGGCGCCACCCTGCATCTCGGCGGCACCACCGCGCAGCTGATCCATCCCGGTGTGGCGCACACCTCGGACGACCTGGTGGTGTGGCTGCCCGAGCGGCGGGTGCTGTTCGCGGGCGACCTGGTGTTCTCCGGGGCCGCGCCGTTCGTGCTGATGGGTTCGCTCGCCGGGTCCCTCGCGGCGCTCGCCCGGCTGCGGGAGCTCGATCCGCTGGTCGTCGTCGGGGGGCACGGCCCCGTCGGCGGGCCCGAACTGCTCGCGTTCACCGAGGACTACTTGCGCTGGGTCGCGGCGCTCGCCGAGCGGGGTCTCGCGGACGGACTGAGCCCCCTGGAGACGGCGAAGCGCGCCGACGAGGGCGCGTTCGCCGCCCTGCTGGACCGCGAGCGGCTGGTCGGCAACCTCCACCGCGCCTATCACGAGGCGCGCGGCGGCGCGCCCGGCGCCCGTATCGAGTCGGCGCCGGCGATGCGCGAGATGGTCGCCTTCAACGGCGGCCGCCCCCTGCGCAGCCCGGCCTGA
- a CDS encoding amino acid ABC transporter ATP-binding protein, with product MIEAVGVHKSFGGLTVLDDVSLTVPESTVTCVIGPSGSGKSTLLRCVNRLERIDAGRIVVDGELVGYEWRGDRLYERPRRAVARQRTRTGMVFQNFRLFPHMTVLGNVTEAPRALLGLRRAAAEERARDLLARVGLAGKETSRPHQLSGGEQQRAAIARALAMEPRAMLFDEPTSALDPELTREVLTVIRELADGGMTMIVVTHEMRFARDIADQVVFMDNGRVVETGPPEEVLDAPRHDRTARFLAQN from the coding sequence ATGATCGAGGCAGTCGGTGTCCACAAGTCGTTCGGCGGGCTGACCGTGCTGGACGACGTCTCCCTCACCGTTCCCGAGTCCACCGTCACCTGTGTCATCGGCCCCTCCGGGTCGGGCAAGAGCACCCTGCTGCGGTGCGTCAACCGGCTGGAGCGCATCGACGCGGGACGCATCGTCGTCGACGGCGAACTCGTCGGCTACGAGTGGCGTGGCGACCGGCTCTACGAGCGTCCGCGCCGCGCGGTCGCCCGGCAGCGGACCCGTACCGGCATGGTCTTCCAGAACTTCCGGCTCTTCCCCCACATGACGGTCCTCGGCAACGTCACCGAGGCCCCGCGCGCCCTTCTCGGGCTGAGGCGCGCCGCGGCCGAGGAACGGGCCCGCGACCTGCTGGCCCGGGTCGGCCTCGCCGGGAAGGAGACCTCCCGTCCGCATCAGCTCTCCGGCGGGGAGCAGCAGCGGGCCGCGATCGCGCGGGCCCTCGCCATGGAGCCGAGAGCGATGCTGTTCGACGAGCCGACCAGCGCGCTCGACCCCGAACTCACCCGGGAGGTGCTGACGGTGATCCGGGAACTCGCCGACGGCGGGATGACGATGATCGTCGTCACGCACGAGATGCGGTTCGCCCGGGACATCGCCGACCAGGTCGTCTTCATGGACAACGGCCGGGTGGTCGAGACGGGCCCGCCGGAGGAGGTTCTCGACGCCCCGCGCCACGACCGCACGGCCCGTTTCCTGGCGCAGAACTGA
- a CDS encoding flavin reductase family protein: protein MAIDDELFRAMFSAHPAAVCVVTAAGADGRPSGLTTSAVTSVSMEPPLLLVCVGTGSRTLAAIRHSGGFAVNFLAVHNERLSERFAGKSTEKFAGLDWRPSGRAAEAPLLPAYHLSAAAECLVHQEIPAGDHCVFLGRIEGAVVHGRAPMLYHERDYIHLPVPALSGTATAD, encoded by the coding sequence ATGGCGATCGATGACGAACTGTTCCGCGCGATGTTCAGCGCACACCCGGCCGCGGTCTGCGTTGTCACCGCCGCGGGCGCCGACGGCCGGCCGAGCGGTCTGACGACCAGCGCCGTCACCTCCGTGTCGATGGAACCGCCGTTGCTGCTCGTGTGCGTGGGCACCGGGTCGCGGACCCTCGCTGCCATCCGGCACTCGGGCGGCTTCGCGGTCAACTTCCTCGCCGTGCACAACGAACGGCTCTCGGAGCGCTTCGCCGGCAAGAGCACCGAGAAGTTCGCCGGGCTCGACTGGCGGCCCTCCGGACGTGCCGCCGAAGCGCCGCTGCTGCCCGCGTACCACCTCAGCGCCGCCGCCGAGTGCCTCGTGCACCAGGAGATACCGGCCGGCGACCACTGTGTGTTCCTGGGCCGGATCGAGGGCGCCGTCGTGCACGGCCGCGCGCCGATGCTCTACCACGAACGCGACTACATCCATCTGCCCGTACCCGCCCTGTCCGGGACCGCGACGGCCGACTAG
- a CDS encoding amino acid ABC transporter permease — MVSLRTEHGRTGPGDGTGGEDRTSRARTARSDKAGGPGRKAVGDADAASARPRPRPLRWVAAAAGLVLLAMALNALVTNDAFRWDVVAKYLSAESVLAGLGTTLWLTAVAFTGGFVLGTVLAVMRLSRNPVLVTLSFGYTWLFRSVPMLVQLLFWYNISLLYPELSLGIPFGPAFTEFSTERLISGLTAAVIGLVLHEAGQLAEIVRAGILSVGRDQTEAAEALGLGGWRTFRRVVLPQAMPAILPPAGSQIIGLLKGTSIVSVIAVQDLLYATQLIYNRNYLVIPLLLVATLWYLLLTTLLSVVQHFVERRYATGDRG; from the coding sequence ATGGTTTCCCTGCGCACCGAGCACGGCCGCACCGGCCCGGGCGACGGCACCGGCGGCGAGGACCGTACGTCCCGCGCCCGCACGGCCCGTTCGGACAAGGCCGGCGGGCCGGGCCGGAAGGCGGTGGGCGATGCCGACGCGGCGTCCGCGCGGCCCCGCCCCCGCCCGCTTCGCTGGGTGGCCGCCGCGGCGGGCCTCGTCCTGTTGGCGATGGCCCTCAACGCCCTGGTCACGAACGACGCGTTCCGCTGGGACGTGGTCGCCAAGTACCTCTCCGCGGAATCGGTGCTCGCCGGACTCGGCACCACGCTGTGGCTGACCGCGGTCGCCTTCACCGGCGGCTTCGTCCTCGGCACCGTGCTCGCCGTGATGCGGCTGTCCCGCAACCCGGTCCTCGTGACACTGAGTTTCGGCTACACCTGGCTGTTCCGCTCCGTGCCGATGCTCGTGCAACTGCTGTTCTGGTACAACATCTCGCTTCTGTATCCCGAGTTGTCGCTCGGCATCCCGTTCGGGCCCGCGTTCACCGAGTTCTCCACCGAGCGGCTGATCAGCGGTCTGACGGCCGCCGTCATCGGGCTGGTTCTCCACGAAGCCGGGCAGCTGGCCGAGATCGTCAGGGCCGGCATCCTGTCCGTCGGCCGCGACCAGACCGAGGCCGCGGAGGCCCTCGGCCTCGGCGGCTGGCGGACCTTCCGCCGGGTCGTGCTGCCGCAGGCCATGCCCGCGATCCTGCCGCCCGCCGGCAGTCAGATCATCGGGCTGCTCAAAGGCACCTCCATCGTCAGCGTCATCGCCGTGCAGGACCTGCTGTACGCGACCCAGCTGATCTACAACCGCAACTACCTGGTCATCCCGCTGCTCTTGGTGGCCACGCTCTGGTACCTGCTGCTGACCACGCTGCTCAGCGTCGTCCAGCACTTCGTCGAACGCCGCTACGCCACGGGGGACCGAGGATGA
- a CDS encoding ABC transporter substrate-binding protein, whose protein sequence is MSRTPAARPTGVRGRRPRTRRALAATTLFTLLLAACGSGTEEIPEDTRAADLGREDVVSAVHEESAISASLPAKLRESGVLRIASGIGVPPVAFSPEDGGPPRGVDIDVSEAVARVLGLKVERKHVSGASLITGLNAGRYELGTANLAVTEERKQVLDFVLYVTDGTGFAVRDDSELTRIEDLGQLCGLRVGTGTGTTFEADLEAASKECAADGEEPIAISTYPDAAAHFLALRQGRVDALMTTASVLRYAATQQPDLRYLNEIERKNIGLAVKKGSPLAEPLKRAVNRLIEDGTYAKILKKWQLEPAAVEKSVVNPPARP, encoded by the coding sequence ATGTCCCGAACCCCGGCCGCGCGCCCCACGGGCGTGCGCGGACGTCGCCCGCGCACCCGTCGGGCTCTCGCCGCGACCACCCTGTTCACCCTGCTCCTCGCGGCCTGCGGCTCCGGTACGGAGGAGATCCCCGAGGACACCCGGGCTGCCGACCTGGGACGCGAGGACGTCGTCTCGGCGGTCCACGAGGAATCCGCCATCTCCGCTTCGCTGCCCGCGAAGCTGCGCGAGTCGGGGGTGCTGCGCATCGCATCCGGCATCGGCGTGCCCCCCGTCGCGTTCAGCCCCGAGGACGGCGGCCCGCCGCGCGGCGTCGACATCGACGTCTCCGAGGCCGTGGCCCGCGTCCTCGGACTGAAGGTGGAGCGCAAGCACGTCAGCGGCGCGTCCCTCATCACCGGCCTGAACGCCGGCCGCTACGAGCTGGGCACCGCGAACCTGGCCGTGACCGAGGAGCGCAAGCAGGTGCTCGACTTCGTTCTCTACGTCACCGACGGCACCGGCTTCGCCGTGCGGGACGACAGTGAGCTGACGAGGATCGAGGACCTCGGTCAGCTCTGCGGACTGCGCGTCGGCACGGGCACGGGGACGACGTTCGAGGCGGACCTCGAGGCGGCGAGCAAGGAATGCGCGGCCGACGGCGAGGAGCCGATCGCGATCAGTACCTACCCGGACGCGGCCGCGCACTTCCTCGCGTTGCGCCAGGGCCGGGTGGACGCCCTGATGACCACGGCCAGTGTGCTGCGCTACGCGGCCACCCAGCAGCCGGACCTGCGCTACCTCAACGAGATCGAGCGCAAGAACATCGGTCTCGCCGTCAAGAAGGGCTCCCCGCTCGCCGAACCCCTGAAGCGGGCGGTGAACCGGCTCATCGAGGACGGCACGTACGCGAAGATCCTCAAGAAGTGGCAGCTGGAACCGGCGGCCGTCGAGAAGTCGGTCGTCAACCCCCCGGCGCGGCCCTGA